A part of Rhinoderma darwinii isolate aRhiDar2 chromosome 1, aRhiDar2.hap1, whole genome shotgun sequence genomic DNA contains:
- the LOC142741666 gene encoding olfactory receptor 6N1-like, translating into MDNNKTLDWEFYLQGFQDVHNGKTIIFLSFLVIYITTLAGNTLIIAIVVTSPILHSPMYFFICNLSFGEIIFTSNIIPNMLGDVLTEDGTISAEGCFTQIFLFGCISVTECFLLTIMSYDRYLAICIPLQYCTIMDFTFCRKLSIGAWSAGLMLSIASSSLIYILKFCGPYIIDHYFCDFLLVLKLSCLDTAMIDLETKIFSVLVIIPSFIFVFFTYFCIIKTIIKIPSSTGKQKAISTCSSHLSVVSMYYGTLIAVYVAPHQGHSYNMNKILSLLYTIGAPISNPIIYSLRNQEIKKSFTKMIRRLFSSDENCPTKMTINNYKLSVHKY; encoded by the coding sequence ATGGATAATAACAAGACACTAGATTGGGAATTTTACCTTCAAGGATTTCAAGACGTCCATAATGGCAAGACGATCATTTTCCTTTCCTTCCTGGTGATATACATTACAACATTAGCTGGAAATACACTGATTATTGCCATTGTAGTTACCAGTCCCATCCTTCACTCTCCAATGTATTTCTTCATTTGTAACCTCTCATTTGGCGAAATCATATTTACTTCTAACATCATTCCAAACATGCTTGGTGATGTTTTGACAGAAGATGGAACAATATCTGCGGAAGGTTGTTTCACTCAGATATTTCTGTTTGGTTGCATCTCTGTAACAGAATGCTTTCTTCTCACTATAATGTCCTATGACCGCTACCTAGCCATCTGTATTCCACTACAATACTGCACAATCATGGACTTCACGTTTTGCAGAAAGCTCTCCATTGGGGCATGGAGTGCAGGGTTGATGTTATCCATAGCATCTAGCTCCCTTATATATATCCTTAAATTCTGTGGCCCATATATAATTGACCATTACTTTTGTGATTTCCTGCTGGTTTTAAAATTATCATGTTTAGACACTGCCATGATTGACCTAGAAACCAAAATATTCTCTGTGTTGGTCATAATACCATCTTTTATATTCGTCTTTTTTACTTATTTCTGTATTATCAAGACTATTATTAAAATTCCCTCAAGTACGGGCAAACAGAAAGCCATATCTACCTGTAGCTCTCACCTATCAGTGGTGTCTATGTATTATGGGACACTGATTGCAGTATATGTTGCCCCACATCAGGGACATTCATACAATATGAATAAGATACTTTCATTGCTCTACACCATAGGGGCACCAATATCAAATCCAATTATATACAGTCTAAGAAACCAAGAAATTAAAAAGTCTTTTACCAAGATGATCCGACGACTATTCTCCAGTGACGAGAACTGTCCTACTAAAATGACAATAAACAATTACAAATTGTCAGTCCATAAATATTAG